In the genome of Arachis stenosperma cultivar V10309 chromosome 2, arast.V10309.gnm1.PFL2, whole genome shotgun sequence, the window TTTGTCCCAACTTTAAGTATGTTTAAATTGATTAAATgtgtaattattttatataataaaaatgtgtaaaatttatttattatataatacgATACTGTTATACGtacaaatatttttagtaaccagttattttataaaataatatataagaaaatgataatttattttataatttcagGAAAAAAAATACTAGAGCAATTGTTTTCGATTTATCTACATTAAAATACTatttacatattaaaaattaattattaaattaattatcttatatttatgttgtataatttaatttatttttaatatatattttatatttaatatatattttttattaataattaattttaataactgaTTTCAGTGATGATAGAAGAATATAGTAAATAAACAAGAATTGTGAATTAGTTctttttaagtaatttttgtcttttttttttcccaagGAATACATTTACCGACAAATGTGACCATATCCCTCTCTCTAAAAACAccactaaaattttaaattcccCGGCTATGCACCTCATGATTAATTCTTGTTGACGTTAATTGCATTTTTTTTACTAGATGAAAAATATGGTTTAtccttaaatattttttattaagtaaagaatatttatattatttattaattaaataaatgttaattttttatttattatattttatactaatggTTCAAACTTAAAAGAATAACATTAATCAGgctaattatttttgttaggtAAAATCGAAAGcctattaatttatttattatcccTAATAACgtattattttcttaaaaatactACACTTTctactttatttttaaaatgtattagcatttttttttatcagaAAGATGAATTAGACGATCTCTAATCTCAGTCAAGTCTGGAATCCAAATGTATCTATTACACTAGGCTAAGATCTTGCGTGCAAAGCGTTCACATTCCAAAATGCATTAACATTTGAAACATTCATATAGCTTCTATCCGGAGCCAATGATTACCCCGTGTGAAtgtttttttctatttttgttatcACGGTATTTTTCAATCCGGCAAGTCAATGACTGATTCGTTATAGTATTGAGTTCCATTAAGGATTTGtcattagttaataaattattgtatGCACAaagcaaaattcaaattttcgaCACCACTTGCTTAATAAACTAATTATTAGACCAACCCAACTTGGTTACCTATGTGAATGTTGGTAGGGTTCCCAGAAAGCAAACATTTTAGGCAGGCCTGGTCCATATAGCAAGTGACAAGAGTGCACTGAACTTTCAGTGTTAGATGGCAATGTGCCATAATGAATTGGGTTCGTTATGGCCCAACTTGATTGACCAAACTTTCTTCCACACATTGTAATGCAAATTTGATTCAAATGTCTTCCTTTCCCActtcaattgctaattccatGCTCACCTAAAAAAATACCAATTTCATGCTGGAccatattaatattttttaataaatttaaattaaattacactATTATAGGTGACATtcttgtaacaaaaaaaataataaaagaaggTATAATAAATATTACACTAATTATATGTAAGATTAAAGTTACATAACATTTGATAActtattttttgtaaattgTTGACACTAAAGAGAGGTTAATACAAGGATTTGTCTATGGTGGGAAAAGAATTTTGTGGTTCTTTAAGGACCCAATGATAAGATTCCTAAATTGTGGTTAGTATTGCAACCATACAGTATTTATGTGTGTTTTGTATTGTGAcccaaaatattttataacagCAAATGGATCTCTTATAATTAAGGCAAGCAAGCATGATTTGTAGGCCTACATTCTTTATTTGTAGTCTATACATTGGCATTCAAAGTCCCAAAGAAAAGGTTTTatgaatgaattttttttgtataacttttttttagAAGTATAACTCTGATGAATATTTTTATTGCGTTGTTATATTTATTTGCGAGTTATACTGAATAATTTGTTTGCCTTGTtatatttatttgtattttttttaatttgacaaaataaatatagtaattattttaaaattttaattttttaaactttttttgaattataaaaatattattggttTAAATTTAAAGAAATTAGCAAACTCCATAATATATTAAAGTGCACATTTGTTGTTTTATAGTTCAAAGAGAAAATTTCAAAAGACTAAAATTTTAGCAATTATTTGATAcaatcatttaaataaaaaaatgttcactataaaaagctaaaatttgaaaatgtcAAATCTAAGAATATAATGagaaaataattttgtattattttatgtgaagataattttatttgataagGTATAATAAATGAGACTAAAATTTATAgaattaaaaaaacataaatttaagattatgaagaaaaaatattaatgactaatttgtttaatttttaaaattttaggaaCGAAAATGACtcatgtatatatttttagGGATTAATTTAACGAATAATGTTACACATCCAAGTGTTCTTGTTAACCAAGTTAGTCtaacattaataaaaattaattatagatAGCATTACTATTTCAAGTCTTATTGTTTAACTTGATTGGATTTAGTTCATAAAAAGACTTGGATATATAGTATTACTCGTAACGTGTTATTTAATGTAATACGTCATCATCTAATTGACAGAATGATCAATTTGACTTTTAGTTGTatcttttaaaaactaatatgactaatttaatatttagagGACCAATTTaaaaaaggtttaattattctattggtctttatacttttattacatttttttctttttaattaagttcTTACACTACTTTTAGTTTTATAATTAAGGCATTcataatgtaaaaaaaaaattaaaattaactaaatatttttttacaaattaaaaatattcataattaaaaaccTAACTAAATGTTTCACTACATgtattttgagaaaaatattatgttaatttttaatattttttatatgaaaaaaacctaattataaaattaaaaataaaaactcaaaaaatataaaaatctaattaaaaatttaattaaactaaaagaactaatagagtaattaaatattttaaaaataaataatctttCATGAATTTGAACATTAACcctttaattaatatataaaaaagtatactaatctaaaattattttgttaacaGAAATTCTATCACAATGTTTCTTTGTTATGTTCTTCGttccaattattttttttaacgaatcttcaaaaattttttacaaatccaaatataattaagaaataaattgaaagatcttaattttttgtcaataatttattttttgtcaaatacTATTAGAACACTCGtcaaaaaataacttatatcTACGAAACGTTTAAATAAACTTTTTCACAAAAATAGTATTAACAAAACAACACCCCAcacttttttatattataaaagtGTCCATGTCTTTGAAGGGACCCGAAGATACTTTCTCCACCCTAAAACCGTCTTAAACACAAACATGATAAACAAATAGTTATGTATAATGTCACCTAATTTCACAAAAgaattaagtgtaatttactcttttttaatggtatattttttacataattctCATTACATCACTCTCTATAGATAagtattataattaaaaaaaaagtacaatACAACAACCCTGACTTATTCAAAATATAAGATATTTTAGATGACCTTAATactaaatttcttatttttatttgttcatagtcttttttttttaaatgaagttTCTTAATAACCCGTACAATGAAAGCTTTGCATTATGTACTCCCATTATCATATCATGGAAATTAAGCTCAACtagttaatcaattaattaacatgACTAATTGTTGACGTTGGGCAAACTGTATTAATCTTTCATTTGATGAAAAATGTAAACAAAACAGATAAATTGATAATATCTCAAACTACCACTTTTTATTTATAGAAACTAACCACAAACGGCTCTTAGATTGGCTGACCCTTGGGAACAATTTGATCCTTGAGCCACATGTAAATAGGAACCAACACAAACCATGTAGCTGCCAATGCACCCAAAAGGAAACGATATAAGAACACAAAGGTATTAACAGGCTTCTCCACATCTTCTTCCTTTGGACCAAGCTGCAAAACAATATAGAAAACCAAAGTGCACATTAGTATCTTGTGTTATTAGTACTTCCTATTATCAACCTAAGCTAAGAAATTATATAAATGCACAACCATTTTATCAACAGCAATTACCATATTCATTTTACCCTTAAAGATGTTCCATCGATGGATCATACTACAGATGAGCAAGCATTGAATAATGTTTTCACTAGCAGTGGCAAACAAAGTTGAAAATTTATGTGCTTGGTTGGAAAATCTAGTTTATTCAAAGAACATAAAACAATTGGGTTTGGTATGGGGGTAAATACCAAAGTCACCCTGGAAGCTCAATAATATACTGTAAACTCAGAAAACAGCAGTACATCacaaagaagagagaagagaaaataaacCTCCTTGAGCATTcaggttagagagagagagagaattagGGGAGTTTATACAAAAGATCATTGAATTTGTTTAGGCGGAATGAACCTTCGGAGAAGGTATATCAACACATGGTGTTGATTCAAATAGCCAACTCCATCTAGTGAGATAAGTCTTGGTTTTTGTCATTGTTGAGCAACCAAGTGGCTCTCAAATCCCAATTCTACTTTTTTCCTCATTCGTCTCTCCTTTTATATGCTTGGATAATTCATTAAGTTAACCAGAAATGGAGGGGACAACAGCAGATCACATCAATCAGAACACCATGTTAATTACGCAAACGGATATTCATGAAGCTGTCAACAAGATAGATACTCATACAAACCACAACTCAGTTTAAAGTAACAACAAAATCCCCAAAGAAAACAACGGAAAACATCGACAAAGATATTGATTGAGAAGCCAAGATGACAAATACCTGCAAAGGAGAATCACCAGATGCAGGCTTAACACCGGTAACTGAACAACCCATAATCAAGCCATGGCGCCGAACACCACGATACCACTTTGGGCCAATCCGTTTTAGTTGGACATCCTTGAATCCAGCCTTTTGAAACCACTCAATGTACTCTTCCTCCTTGGGGAAAAGCATCCAAACATCAGCAAAGAATCGTGACAACCAGAATGTTGGGTAGACGGGACCAATTACACATGCTTTGCCCCCAAGTTTCAATACCCTGTATGCTTCCCTGATGCCGCGCTGTGGATCCGGCCAGTACTCAATGCTAAGATCAAGAAACAACAGCACATCATCAGCATTGCCTCTTTAAGACAAGCTACTTCGTATCATAACATAAAGTAACCTCAAATATTTCAAGAGAATAAATTGATCACTTGATAACATTATAACAACAATTCAACTATAGCATACTAATCCATACTTATCATCAAGAAGGGCATACATTATAGGTCTTTATAGAAGTTCATCATATTCAATTATATGAATTGCAGATGAAACGTCACAATAGAAGCTTTTCAGTGTTAACTAAAAAAGATCAGTTTtcaaatatttgaataaattttataaaataaccCAGATgcaaagttttttttttttttttttttgcagaaGCTGACAATAGTAGCTTATCAGAAGGATCATTTTTCAGATTTTTTCGTAGAgtcaccttttttttttttttcagaaaatgAAACAAACGGCCTCCCCTTAAATATAAGTGGAAAGTGGTTTTGATGGGAAACTGAGCTAATCCAAACACTTTACAAGCTTACAACATGCAGTGCAGTACCTTCCAGCAGACACATATCTGTCGGCATAATCAGTTCGAAAGGGGAGGTCCTCGGCATCCCCTTCGATAATCTTGCAATCCTTCAAGGGCTCCTTCTGCTTGGCCTTGGCGAGCTGGTGCGGGGACTGGTCAAGAATGGTGACATTCTTGGCATCCACATGCTTAACAATCCCCAATGTGGTGAAACCGGTGCCGCCACCGACATCAACAACAATCATGTTCCTGTCACTTAGGTCAGCAGGCTCAAGTGCCTCATCTCTCATGTCCTCAGTCCAGTGGCCAGGGTTTATGACATGGTCATACACAATTGAAAGGAACCTATAGAACCAAAATGCTTCCTTTTTGTGCTGAATGAACCTAGGTTGTGACGTTGGCCTAGAAGCTGATAAACTACATTTTGGTACTATGGTTCTAACAATCCTATTACTATTATGACGAACCCTAGCTTTATTACTGAAATTGAAATTAGTAGTGCTAGAATTGAAACCTATTCTTTTAGAGTGAAAATTGGAAGCATTGAAGCACAAACCGTTCGGGGTTTTGCTACTGAAAAGTGTGAGGCTTTCGGTTCCACTGAACATTGATGAAGCCATTGTTGAAGAACGAACCTGAAATTGCAAAGACTGAAAATTGAAATCAAATGGAAAATGTGAAGTTTAGTTGAAGACTTGaagcagaaaaataataattaaattaaattaaattaaattaagtaaAGAGGGGAAAACCTTTTTGGCGTGAGAAAGATGGTGGATGAGAGAGGAGCACGAAACTTTAGCCTTGACACAAGGTCATGCTCAGACAAATGCCAAATTTTCAGCTACACAAAAAGGAAGGAAAATaagtatatatttaaaattttaaggtGAATTATTATATGGTAAGGATGAAGTTGGTATAGAGATAGATTGAGGCAACCAGGAACGGACACGTATGGCTGTCAAAGTGCTGGACGTATCAGATGAAGCAGATGGTGTTATCATATGATATTTATGTTAAATTGTTAATAACacctctcttttattttttttaaaattaatatttaataaataattatactaattatcaattattttaattattaattattttaattatattaattattaattattttaattgacaataattataatataattctatcaaaaaataattataatataattgtCAATCATACATAATTAACATTTACATGATATTTACacttaataattttgttatgcACGTGCGTATTAATAACAGATAAATTGATATTGATATTaatttcaataattaattttttgcgACTAAAGGTTATATATAGTACCATATATAAGGTTTATGAGTCTAAATTTTAAAggcaaaaaaatttatttaattttttagtttgttaTTCTTCTTTGATGGAAATTGATCCTCTCCAGTTTTTTCAACACTTGACAAAATACAGTGCAATCTCTCACCTTTGATTTTAATAGTGGGAccagaaataaataagagagagaaaatGGTGAATGGTTAGATTAAACACTGCACACCATCCagttttttattcactggagaggatccactcccTTCTTTGactacttcatagaataagaatacattctttattttttattgaaattattcttttaaaatataagttataatttatatcatattttattgatatacccattctattatttttttgataatttgaTTATTGTTCTCATTCAAGCTTATTTTTTCATCTAACATTACATTGTGATTCTTTTTTTGCCGCCATTGTTTATAATACACCACATCCATCAAATACCACATCGCATTGTATTCAATGATCCAGGTTCTAATTACATGGACGTAAGAGTTTAACAAAAGGCaatgaactttattttattgaaGGATAGTTGAAACTACTTATATATTATAACCAACCTAATAGAATGTAAATTAAGTTAGTTTTTTTACGAGGAGTTCGATTTTTTATTGAGCAAATATTTTCAAGAAACTTTATAAGCCAATTTTAAATAGGggtgataaataattttttatggatCTTATCATTTTACTTTGGATATATTCTTTAtttgagtatttttttttagtgacttaaaagaaaacaaacaacaactaagaaagaaaaaataaacaaaaagctGCTTAAGAAAGACAGTTCCACTGAATACTACTCTCAAACTCCTTCCAAGGCAACGGAAACTCCACTTGGGGAGAAAGGGTCCTTATTGCAGTCTTTGCCATGATGTCTACTACTGTGTTTGCATCTCTCAAGATCAATCGAAGATCCACACGCCATTTCCAAGACATGATATCTCGGATTTTTAACACCAAAGGATTAATAAAACCAGAGCAATCCTGTAAATTATTGACAATAGTAAAGGCCTCCACACGGTCTATCTCACATATAATATATCTTTGCCCCGAGTCCCATGATAAAAGAAAGGctctccaaatagcaaacaaCTCTCCTTGCAAAATGCTACGATTCTCAATTGTTCTCAGACAGCCTCgttgccagctttccttccaaTCTCTGCtaacacaagcaaaaccaacCCGAGTACCATTGCCAGGATAgctagcatcacaattaatcttaaagGTACCCACTGAGGGGGAAATCCAAGAGCCACTAATGGTGGAGGGGATAGATAGTCATTGCAACTCAAAAATATTTCGGAACTCCTTTTCCAAGGACAAAGCCATAACagtcaccttgtctgtggtccAAGGCTCGTGAGGATGAAAGATCTCGTTATTCCTCGAACGCCAAATCCACCAGATACCAGAAAAGAatcttgtaacaccctaccatacagagtcttatgcttaagtcataattcagtgatggcaaggtattacgacctctaaaataaaaattagtacgtatagtagtatgaataattgattataactaggagcctttgtagaaaaaggggtaaacaaaaatcgcaactcaaaagcgcaacactccgatcgataacgtaacgaacaaggataaccaacgcgagattatatatatacaaaggagtgtcaaaaacaggaatatcaagactcaagatccggctgcgaagataaccggtccgagcataacatATATACATGtgataaaaataaggaaaaccccaaaggaaacccaaagggacacaaatatataaaacctattctccaaaatctcccataagaggagtcatcacagtttgtattatttaatggagataaaggtatctaaacaaaacatataaaccaaaacatagccccaagaacaaaggatcttcgcaaatctagaagtctccagcatgcctcagcggaaaacctcacgtcctgcatctgaaaaccacaaaatccgcacgggtgagaaccagaggtccccagcatggtaacagcttccacatatataatacataataatggaggaaagccaaaggcaatcctagaacttcctccagataatatcaaagcttataaacaggCTAAACCATGAAAGGGCATccgactaaagattcttcagtctaactaatactttcctttctaattccttcagacctccgaaccaccagcaggagtataaagtagcaaacacagttatatcaaacaaggaatatacaaataggagcagttaaggcatttagacaattagcaagtaatatgcagtcaaataggcaatctcaaacaattcacatagtatgcatatgatgaatgcctgtccttagtggctgatgatattatctgtcggttatagagccaacccgacaagttctggcagttaaccattggactgtccctctgtcacgcatccccaactcgagttatactcatcataaacttgatcataatcatgatctatatccatcaccttcactggtgaatatttacgggggcgagctcatccgggtctttcacagtgcccggccacacttatgacatagggtcaaaagagcttcgagtctcaacctggagcacgtggtggctagccactgctactacccagggaaactcatatctccgatagtggaagtgcaaatcacaattatcaataattcagcataaacatgcatgaattctcatccatggatcaacatccatatcagccatccggctcacggttaaatccataaccagccaatattcatagcatacacagctattccggctcacggttcaatccagaaccaaccaattcataaacaattacggcccttcggccaatggcatacaagcacttccaccaccatcctccacatctcacataatcatcaatgatcctcattgatcattcacttttcccttgcttcactcgcaagttaccacattcactagcctttcttctcatagctagacatatcataatgatttaagatataagtggtgagatcggaggcttagaagtatgagattttacttttaaaactcaaaaattaactttgggatgaaaacagggccacgcgtacgcgcactccacgcgcacgcgtggatggcctcaaaactcatcgacgcgcaagcgtcatgcacgctaacgcgtggattaaaaatttgccaattgacgcgtacgcgtcaaccacgcgtacgcgtgggtgttctcgtgccccaggcacaacactggcacagttctggcataactctctggaaaatggccgggcattgggtgcagcacaatcggcgcgcccgcgcacatcacgcgcacgcgtggatgacaTTTTCGGGAAGAACGGCCCGTACGCGccaggggtcattctgctaaaaattttctaagttaaaagctgcagaattcacagatttagaCCCCAATTTttcgacggacataacttcctcattttaaatcatttttcacccgttcttcaaacggcatggacatcccggatccaatttcatttctaaaaagatttggtacaaaacagagatccgtagtccaagttataccccgccaaagtatgcccaaaaaccatgtttttcataaaaaaccacaaagtgccattttcaaaacaagccatttccagctcttttcaaaatcagtcaaaacatgccattttcatcccttttctttgaaatcaatcaaaatacatcaatttcaacatcaagcctcctcaactcacacattgacactttaccacaaattataaatcactatctcatcactttaacccacttcacccaagtggctcaaactcaaacatattgacatatcatatactctttcTCATGCCAATTCCAACAACACCAAtcccaataaatcattattgtacacaatcaacatcatactcaccataaacatggttcaacccacaattcaaccataatcaatcatcaagcatatatcacaacatgcatatacctcatacatcataccaccaaggcatcattaatcatcatcacatatatgaccacatcatatatatcaacaattcaacaacatcaaccattcaatgcctatcttagggcctctagcctaagtatttcctaccacattacatattagatacggaaAACCGAAACCacaccttagccgaatttcccaagctccaccggagcacttccaatcacttatccacaagctctcaaggcctcaacacctccaagaacagatttttcaccaccaaatccctttttcaagcttttcaaaatcaccaatcaagctccaatattcacatatacacaacctaagccacaatcatcatacccatacacaacatctcaatacccaaacatcatagaacaataaattacactagggttgagaatcttaccacacccaagatccaaggagacaagattaaccttctccttcaagagagttgggtcctataacatcaaagaacccaaaatctcaacatttcacccatgaaactcgaaaataagggctggaatttcgaacagaaacacgtggcttacctcaagattgattgtatgggttttgtagagctcttcgcggtgaacgcgtggccgtaaacggagcggcaatcggagctctagatcaaaagttatggtggtttgaagattaAGCAaaggagagaacttgagagagtgttcttctccTCCCTCACTctatttcagcttgtgtgtgtaacaaatgaggagagagagtgctgaaaactagggttttggttaagttatgttgggccaagggcccactttgggtccggttggcccggtttggcccgttcggtccaatcttggtccgaatcctataaaattggtaccaaaattcccgtctcaatctcctctatcacatttagccataaaatcacattttaggctttctagaataaattctcatttatgggttaattagccgttaattaaccgggttttacaaatCTAAAGGGGCgttgtttgctataatataagAACCACTTCATCAAATCCACCGGTTGACCAGAGATCCCCAAAGCTTGCCAAACTATCTGGGCTTTTGGACAATTTCAAATGCAATGTAAAACCGATTCCTGACCTGAGAAACATCGTGGACAGCTATCCGTGTGCGAAATGCCCCTCCTAAAACAAAATGCAGCAGTAGGAAGCGCCTCCCGAAGACATAACCAGGCCAAAAATTTGTACTTTTTCGGAACATGTTGACGCCAAAACCAAAGCTAATTACCCCTATCCTCCTAATTAAACATCTTCTTACTGAGCCAAAATAACCACTACGAGCATCATAAACCTTTGAAGCTACACCAGTCCAACACCAACTGACGTTTGAACTAGCTTGAACATCTGGGTTGTAAGAGTTAATGTTATTCTGTAGAGACTAATTCAGAGGAGAATAGATATTCTCAAGGTTCCACTGTCCAGATATCCAAAGGTCCAAGATCCTGAGATCCGAATCAGAAATGTGAACATAATTCATCTCATGACACAGTCACCCCTCTCTTCTCCatttagaaaaccaaaagtTCTATTCCAAATCCCCAATGCACCAAATAAAACATCTCTTTAGGATATCCCAAACGCGACATATACTTTTTCAAACATAAGATCCCCTTCCTCGAGACCGACTGAAACAATCATCCTTAGAAGAATGGTATTTCTCCGTCAATAGTTGAACCTATAGCTTGTTAGGATGGTGAAAAAGTTGCCAAACTAGCTTTTCAAGAAGAGCAATATTATCACAAAAAGATCTCTAATTCCCAGACCCCCAAACTTCTTAGGGGTGACCAACACCTTCCAGTTAACTAGATTTAGGCCTCTACCATCAGCTTGACCCTTCCATAGAAAGTTTTGCATCATGAATTCTATCTTACTAGTTACCCCTTTAGGGAAGAGAGATACTTGCATGCGGTAAGTAGGAATCGCAGTCACTACCGAATTGAGCAAACAGAGTCTGTCCGCCTTATTAAGCAATCTCCCTTTCCAGCTGGCTAGCCTTCCCCGAATCTTGTCCAAAACATTGTTGAAAGTTGCACGTGTCACCCGAG includes:
- the LOC130961645 gene encoding 2-methyl-6-phytyl-1,4-hydroquinone methyltransferase, chloroplastic, which encodes MASSMFSGTESLTLFSSKTPNGLCFNASNFHSKRIGFNSSTTNFNFSNKARVRHNSNRIVRTIVPKCSLSASRPTSQPRFIQHKKEAFWFYRFLSIVYDHVINPGHWTEDMRDEALEPADLSDRNMIVVDVGGGTGFTTLGIVKHVDAKNVTILDQSPHQLAKAKQKEPLKDCKIIEGDAEDLPFRTDYADRYVSAGSIEYWPDPQRGIREAYRVLKLGGKACVIGPVYPTFWLSRFFADVWMLFPKEEEYIEWFQKAGFKDVQLKRIGPKWYRGVRRHGLIMGCSVTGVKPASGDSPLQLGPKEEDVEKPVNTFVFLYRFLLGALAATWFVLVPIYMWLKDQIVPKGQPI